One part of the Musa acuminata AAA Group cultivar baxijiao chromosome BXJ1-5, Cavendish_Baxijiao_AAA, whole genome shotgun sequence genome encodes these proteins:
- the LOC135673698 gene encoding squamosa promoter-binding-like protein 7 — MENGGAAGRSGVPSWDFWELGNWTSSHVASSSSYVAARPTHTTAAASSSTAAATCLPFSGHQIVAESSGDHRASQFHDHRHHAHLACLKLGKRQYYGEESGVAAMKRERPAAAPRCQVDGCSKVLVDEKEYHKRHKVCELHSKAPRVVVLGVEQRFCQQCSRFHVISEFDDSKRSCRRRLAGHNERRRKNSSEPITRNPALESAIIGGMAPYLSASPGCALSLLSSKASPWIATSDFSSRSSAALNELIAENRAAVLARQLLADGSGWHTMVSVKQQQPPVFWSHIQHQATPQPMPPHADGWSRLQGAGGHVTLDLMQMPDSFEIVSGRRSKSKEDDEESSEIWKSLAGTHVV; from the exons CGTCACACGTCGCCTCGTCCTCTTCTTACGTCGCAGCCCGCCCCACTCATACCACGGCCGCCGCTTCTTCTTCCACTGCTGCCGCCACTTGTTTGCCCTTCTCCGGCCATCAGATCGTGGCAGAGAGCAGCGGGGACCACCGGGCCTCGCAGTTCCACGACCACCGCCACCACGCCCACCTGGCGTGCCTGAAGCTGGGCAAGAGGCAGTACTACGGGGAAGAGAGCGGGGTCGCCGCCATGAAGCGAGAGAGGCCCGCAGCGGCGCCGAGGTGCCAGGTGGACGGGTGCAGCAAGGTGCTGGTGGACGAGAAGGAGTACCACAAGCGGCACAAGGTGTGCGAGCTGCACTCCAAGGCTCCGAGGGTGGTGGTGCTCGGCGTCGAGCAGCGCTTCTGTCAGCAGTGCAGCAG GTTTCATGTGATATCCGAGTTTGACGACTCCAAGAGGAGCTGCAGAAGGCGGCTGGCGGGGCACAACGAGCGCAGAAGGAAGAACAGCAGCGAGCCCATCACCAGAAACCCTGCTTTAG AAAGCGCAATCATCGGAGGCATGGCCCCATACCTGTCTGCTTCCCCGGGttgtgctctctctcttctgtcatcCAAGGCTTCTCCTTGGATTGCGACATCCGACTTCTCATCCCGATCAAGCGCCGCACTCAACGAGCTGATTGCCGAGAACCGCGCTGCCGTGCTGGCCCGGCAGCTGCTCGCTGATGGAAGTGGATGGCACACCATGGTCTCTGTAAAGCAGCAGCAGCCGCCCGTCTTCTGGTCACATATACAGCACCAAGCAACGCCACAGCCGATGCCGCCGCATGCTGATGGTTGGAGTCGTTTGCAGGGAGCTGGAGGCCATGTGACGCTCGACCTCATGCAGATGCCTGACTCCTTCGAGATTGTTTCAGGGAGGAGGAGCAAGTCAAAAGAGGATGACGAGGAGAGCAGTGAGATCTGGAAATCCTTGGCAGGAACACACGTGGTATGA